The Panicum virgatum strain AP13 chromosome 5K, P.virgatum_v5, whole genome shotgun sequence genome has a window encoding:
- the LOC120707309 gene encoding uncharacterized protein LOC120707309 isoform X2, which produces MAVRGDWLFLVFSSIAVVVLRPRCSAEAYCSDGDADLAIYNKVAEVWNIGRCCLFLVSVIAGGRSGRFAYQLAEKPGWDLSPTFHGGSASLRGSSSSGGLEALVPVALDSSVSDDVRPGRSLFTKQVGLNLCCFAGEEFGFKQCAPAAGGEEDRELTRIWL; this is translated from the exons ATGGCAGTTCGTGGGGATTGGCTGTTCCTCGTCTTCAGCTCGATAGCCGTCGTTGTTCTTCGACCTCGGTGCAGTGCGGAAG CCTATTGCAGCGACGGCGACGCTGATCTCGCAATCTACAACAAGGTGGCGGAGGTGTGGAATATTGGGAGGTGTTGTCTCTTCCTCGTCTCCGTCATAGCCGGCGGAAGATCTGGAAGGTTTGCCTACCAACTCGCTGAGAAGCCGGGTTGGGATCTGAGTCCCACCTTCCACGGTGGTTCTGCTTCCCTTCGGGGTTCGTCGTCGTCCGGTGGCCTGGAAGCTCTGGTGCCTGTGGCGTTAGATTCCTCAGTATCCGACGATGTCCGGCCGGGTCGTTCATTGTTTACAAAACAAGTCGGGTTAAATCTGTGTTGCTTTGCCGGAGAGGAGTTTGGCTTCAAGCAGTGCGCTCCGGCCGCCGGTGGCGAGGAAGACCGGGAGCTTACAAGAATCTGGTTGTAA
- the LOC120707309 gene encoding uncharacterized protein LOC120707309 isoform X1, translated as MAVRGDWLFLVFSSIAVVVLRPRCSAEGELFCFLPISSTVACVAGERDLVVVGLRTALGDGVLCRGFGTDSDGDADLAIYNKVAEVWNIGRCCLFLVSVIAGGRSGRFAYQLAEKPGWDLSPTFHGGSASLRGSSSSGGLEALVPVALDSSVSDDVRPGRSLFTKQVGLNLCCFAGEEFGFKQCAPAAGGEEDRELTRIWL; from the exons ATGGCAGTTCGTGGGGATTGGCTGTTCCTCGTCTTCAGCTCGATAGCCGTCGTTGTTCTTCGACCTCGGTGCAGTGCGGAAGGTGAGCTCTTTTGTTTCCTCCCGATCTCCTCTACCGTTGCTTGTGTCGCTGGTGAGCGGGATTTGGTTGTGGTTGGGCTGCGCACGGCACTGGGCGACGGCGTCCTTTGCAGAGGATTCGGTACCGACAG CGACGGCGACGCTGATCTCGCAATCTACAACAAGGTGGCGGAGGTGTGGAATATTGGGAGGTGTTGTCTCTTCCTCGTCTCCGTCATAGCCGGCGGAAGATCTGGAAGGTTTGCCTACCAACTCGCTGAGAAGCCGGGTTGGGATCTGAGTCCCACCTTCCACGGTGGTTCTGCTTCCCTTCGGGGTTCGTCGTCGTCCGGTGGCCTGGAAGCTCTGGTGCCTGTGGCGTTAGATTCCTCAGTATCCGACGATGTCCGGCCGGGTCGTTCATTGTTTACAAAACAAGTCGGGTTAAATCTGTGTTGCTTTGCCGGAGAGGAGTTTGGCTTCAAGCAGTGCGCTCCGGCCGCCGGTGGCGAGGAAGACCGGGAGCTTACAAGAATCTGGTTGTAA
- the LOC120707312 gene encoding transcription factor MYBS3-like — MARKCSHCGNHGHNSRTCGLGHSRETMPCQGGENGGGGGGGGLRLFGVQVHAGGGAASMKKSYSMDCLQLAAPAGCSLVSPSSSSSSSLLLSIEEGLERAATNGYLSDGSARVVAERKKGVPWSEEEHRQFLAGLEKLGKGDWRGISRNYVTTRTPTQVASHAQKFFLRQSSMGKKKRRSSLFDMVPICENNSSVSDPPRSEGASTSLSLNVPRHERAERRTAAFDLNSTEEEDGRADASSASGAGTRPFPAEQQPSHHGPAGHGHHCSPLDLELGMSLSTPSVGT, encoded by the exons ATGGCCAGGAAGTGCTCCCACTGTGGCAATCACGGCCACAACTCCAGGACCTGCGGCCTGGGACACAGCAGAGAAACCATGCCCTGCCAAGGAGGCgaaaacggcggcggcggcggcggcggcgggctgaggCTCTTCGGAGTGCAggtccacgccggcggcggcgcggcgtccaTGAAGAAGAGCTACAGCATGGACTGCCTGCAGCTCGCGGCGCCTGCTGGCTGCTCCCTCGTctcgccgtcgtcctcgtcctcgtcctcgctgCTGCTGTCGATCGAGGAGGGGTTGGAGAGGGCGGCCACCAACGGATACCTGTCTGATGGAAGTGCCAGAGTTGTGGCAGAGAGGAAGAAAG GCGTTCCATGGAGCGAGGAGGAGCACCGGCAGTTCCTAGCCGGCCTGGAGAAGCTGGGCAAGGGCGACTGGCGGGGCATCTCCAGGAACTACGTCACGACGAGGACCCCGACGCAGGTCGCCAGCCATGCCCAGAAGTTCTTCCTCAGGCAGAGCAGCATGGGGAAGAAGAAGCGCCGGTCCAGCCTATTTGACATG GTACCGATCTGTGAGAACAATTCGAGCGTCTCCGATCCGCCGAGAAGCGAGGGCGCCTCGACTTCTCTGTCGCTGAACGTGCCGCGCCACGAACGCGCCgagaggaggacggcggcctTCGACCTGAACTccacggaggaggaggacggcaggGCCGACGCGTCGTCGGCGTCAGGTGCAGGGACCCGACCGTTCCCGGCGGAGCAGCAGCCTTCTCATCATGGACCTGCTGGGCACGGCCACCACTGCTCTCCGTTGGACCTGGAGCTGGGCATGTCCCTGTCCACCCCATCCGTCGGAACATGA